One part of the Chryseobacterium mulctrae genome encodes these proteins:
- a CDS encoding trehalase family glycosidase: MNNSLYINEIQTLFDEVQRSQIFEDQKTMTDAVPLFSVSEINSKYENEKNAEGFDLKQFILSNFDFLGTKISITRETQLPIDEHIEKLWDELTRTAYEEKGTLLKLPKPYVVPGGRFNEFFYWDSYFIMLGLQTSGRIEMMENIIENCSYLIQTVGFVPNASRTHFLSRSQPPYFSLMLDLLFETTKDENIYIKYYDTLEKEYAFWMNGEKDLDNGSNIKRVVKTVDGDILNRYFDEANEPRPESYLIDIEDSENANEEFYRNIRSACESGWDFSSRWFADGDKIQTIETLDLSQVDLNSLLWHLENTLAKSSSLQNLSEKEKYYSERATGRKQMIDKYFWDENSGTYKDYHTKKNTKTSSEHIAALYPLFLGLATENQARSVAKNIEEKFLYQGGLVTTTKNSGQQWDFPNAWAPYQWLGFKSMKNYGFDDLAEKIKSNWSSNVERVYRNTGKLMEKYNALDIETVAGGGEYPNQDGFGWTNGVYLKLKRN; encoded by the coding sequence ATGAATAATTCACTATACATCAACGAAATTCAGACGCTTTTTGATGAGGTTCAAAGGTCTCAGATTTTTGAAGACCAAAAAACAATGACAGATGCGGTTCCATTATTTTCTGTTTCTGAAATTAATTCTAAATATGAAAATGAAAAAAATGCAGAAGGTTTTGATTTAAAACAATTTATACTTTCTAATTTCGATTTTTTGGGAACTAAAATTTCAATTACAAGAGAAACACAATTACCGATTGATGAGCATATCGAAAAACTTTGGGACGAATTGACCAGAACAGCTTATGAAGAAAAAGGAACTTTGTTAAAACTTCCAAAGCCTTATGTTGTTCCGGGAGGTCGTTTCAACGAATTTTTCTATTGGGACAGCTATTTCATTATGTTGGGTTTGCAAACTTCTGGAAGAATAGAAATGATGGAAAATATCATTGAAAATTGTTCTTATTTAATTCAGACTGTCGGTTTTGTACCAAATGCAAGCAGAACTCATTTTTTAAGTCGTTCTCAACCGCCTTATTTTTCGTTGATGCTCGATTTGCTTTTTGAAACAACGAAAGATGAAAATATTTACATCAAATATTACGATACTTTAGAGAAGGAATATGCTTTTTGGATGAATGGTGAAAAAGATCTGGATAACGGTTCAAATATAAAAAGAGTGGTGAAAACAGTTGATGGAGATATTTTAAACAGGTATTTCGATGAAGCAAATGAACCGCGTCCCGAAAGTTATTTAATTGATATTGAAGATAGTGAAAATGCAAATGAAGAATTTTACAGAAACATAAGAAGCGCCTGTGAATCGGGTTGGGATTTTTCAAGCAGATGGTTTGCAGACGGAGATAAAATTCAGACAATTGAAACTTTAGATCTTTCTCAGGTTGATCTAAACAGTCTTTTATGGCATTTGGAAAACACTTTAGCAAAATCTTCATCGCTTCAAAATTTATCTGAAAAAGAAAAGTATTATTCAGAAAGAGCGACAGGCAGAAAACAGATGATCGATAAATATTTCTGGGATGAAAACTCCGGAACGTATAAAGATTATCACACGAAAAAAAATACAAAAACTTCGTCTGAACATATTGCAGCGCTTTATCCTTTATTTCTTGGTTTAGCGACTGAAAATCAAGCAAGATCGGTTGCTAAAAATATTGAAGAAAAATTTCTTTATCAAGGTGGATTGGTTACTACGACCAAAAATTCTGGTCAGCAATGGGATTTCCCAAATGCTTGGGCGCCTTATCAATGGTTGGGTTTTAAATCGATGAAAAATTATGGGTTTGATGATTTGGCTGAAAAAATTAAAAGCAATTGGTCTTCAAATGTTGAAAGAGTTTACAGGAATACTGGGAAATTGATGGAAAAATACAATGCTTTAGATATAGAAACTGTTGCAGGTGGAGGAGAATATCCCAATCAGGACGGCTTCGGATGGACGAATGGTGTTTATCTTAAATTAAAACGGAATTAA
- a CDS encoding MBL fold metallo-hydrolase codes for MFQIQAFVFNFASENTYVLFNENKNAWIIDPGNINEQETKAIESFITENELKIEKIILTHAHIDHVLGLQWAFDTFKIPVTMHQEDQEVLDMLQASGARFGFQIPAVKVDTEYINEGDELDFDGEKFKIYHVPGHSPGSVVYHNETQKFMISGDVLFEGSIGRTDLYKGNYDQLIDGIKTKLFVLDDETQVFSGHGNPTTIGFEKQYNPFLR; via the coding sequence ATGTTTCAAATACAGGCCTTCGTGTTCAATTTTGCAAGTGAAAATACTTACGTTCTTTTTAATGAAAATAAAAATGCCTGGATTATAGATCCGGGAAATATAAACGAGCAGGAAACCAAAGCTATCGAAAGTTTCATTACAGAAAATGAATTGAAGATTGAGAAAATCATATTGACTCACGCACATATTGATCATGTTTTAGGTTTACAATGGGCTTTTGATACGTTTAAAATTCCGGTAACGATGCATCAGGAAGATCAGGAAGTTTTAGATATGCTTCAGGCAAGCGGAGCGAGGTTTGGCTTTCAGATTCCTGCAGTAAAAGTTGATACCGAATACATCAATGAAGGTGATGAACTGGATTTTGATGGAGAAAAATTTAAAATCTATCATGTTCCGGGACATTCTCCGGGAAGTGTGGTTTATCATAATGAAACTCAAAAATTTATGATCTCCGGTGATGTTTTGTTTGAAGGAAGCATCGGAAGAACAGATCTGTACAAAGGAAATTATGATCAATTAATCGATGGAATTAAAACTAAACTTTTTGTTTTGGATGATGAAACGCAGGTCTTTTCAGGACATGGAAATCCCACAACGATCGGTTTTGAGAAACAGTATAATCCGTTTTTGAGATAA
- a CDS encoding TonB-dependent receptor, with protein MKNKSIFLLAGIATLYFNNTYAQETPQDSTRTASIDQVVITGNSNPKKKIESSTAISTFSAKEIQKQNPISAAALLQRVPGFAVETSGGEVGNNLFARGIPSAGAYEFVQVQEDGLPVFEDGALQFANADNFFRVDNSVSRLEALRGGSGSIFATNSPGGLINFITKEGGNDFKGTAKLETSTYGLMRTDVNVGGALVQDKLFFNVGGFYRTDDGIRKTGFKANQGGQIRMNLKYVFDKGYAKVYYKKLDDRNTFYLPIPLVQNGNDLKEFAGFDANYGTYSYRNISQLNIPQAGGGFFSRNLEDGIHPKVDVLGAEFKYDLGGNFSVLNKTRYTNINMNYTGIFPSGGPTSAADFARSYGIAGNNFQYSSVSSGAVMNPAFVQKLGFWAIDKQMNNFVNDLQFSYKFDKGNVTAGFYKSNWKSHQNWNWSNILATASDNPELLNLVDTSLTPNSTGYSKTYNGVTEMSFLLRDSQVQGSLNDLYANLDYNITDQLSFNGGIRYSRDFYKGYGVNTTSGNLNNSGLTTDGTHSFLTTTADDNMSVLGNKFTYWNYDVNRVSFTTALNYKINSENAVYARFSNGFRSPNEEAYYNNMTNLSAIKPVTTNQLEVGYKYYSRTFDIAVIPFYSTLKNLSFTDVFSDGTSENKFANTTNFGVELEGYARLFNNLLEVTFNGTIQNPKYKDFVGNNADGTTFNYDDNTVRRMPKFYFNIAPAVNITKQWRAYASVNYYGKRFQDEKNAQTLPSFSEVGAGTSYQLGKIRFAVDGTNIFNTIGITEGDPRAGSPSGDGTIMARPIMGAAVRASITLDF; from the coding sequence ATGAAAAACAAATCAATTTTTTTGCTTGCCGGAATTGCTACGCTTTATTTCAATAATACGTATGCTCAGGAAACTCCACAGGATTCTACAAGAACTGCATCTATTGATCAGGTGGTAATCACGGGAAATTCAAATCCTAAAAAGAAAATAGAATCCAGTACTGCAATTTCTACGTTCAGTGCAAAGGAAATTCAGAAACAAAACCCGATCAGCGCAGCAGCTTTGTTGCAAAGAGTTCCCGGTTTTGCGGTTGAAACTTCGGGTGGTGAAGTAGGAAATAACCTTTTTGCAAGAGGAATTCCTTCAGCTGGAGCTTATGAATTTGTGCAGGTTCAGGAAGATGGTCTTCCGGTTTTTGAAGATGGAGCCTTACAGTTTGCGAATGCTGATAATTTTTTCCGTGTAGATAATTCTGTAAGCAGATTGGAAGCTTTAAGAGGAGGTTCAGGATCTATTTTTGCGACCAATTCTCCCGGAGGTTTGATCAATTTTATTACCAAAGAAGGCGGAAATGATTTCAAAGGAACGGCAAAACTGGAAACCAGTACTTACGGATTGATGCGTACTGATGTGAATGTTGGCGGAGCTTTGGTGCAGGATAAATTGTTTTTTAATGTAGGAGGTTTTTACAGAACAGATGACGGAATCAGAAAAACTGGTTTTAAAGCTAATCAGGGCGGACAAATAAGAATGAATCTGAAATATGTTTTCGACAAAGGATATGCAAAAGTGTATTACAAAAAATTAGACGACAGAAATACTTTCTATCTTCCGATTCCTTTGGTGCAAAATGGAAATGATCTGAAAGAATTTGCTGGTTTTGATGCTAATTATGGAACGTACAGCTATAGAAATATCAGTCAGTTAAATATTCCACAAGCGGGTGGAGGATTTTTCAGCAGAAATTTAGAAGACGGAATTCATCCGAAAGTTGATGTTTTGGGAGCTGAATTTAAATATGATTTGGGTGGGAATTTCTCTGTTTTAAATAAAACAAGATACACCAATATCAATATGAATTATACCGGAATTTTCCCTTCCGGAGGACCAACTTCAGCTGCAGATTTTGCAAGAAGTTATGGAATTGCAGGTAATAATTTCCAATATTCTTCCGTAAGTTCTGGTGCGGTTATGAATCCGGCTTTTGTTCAGAAATTAGGTTTTTGGGCGATTGATAAACAGATGAATAATTTTGTAAACGACTTACAGTTCAGCTATAAATTTGATAAAGGAAATGTAACGGCGGGTTTCTATAAATCTAACTGGAAATCTCATCAAAATTGGAACTGGAGCAATATTTTAGCAACTGCTTCAGATAATCCGGAGTTGTTAAATTTAGTTGATACTTCACTTACACCGAACAGTACAGGTTATTCTAAAACATACAATGGAGTTACAGAAATGTCTTTCCTGTTGAGGGATTCTCAGGTTCAGGGAAGTTTGAATGATCTATATGCGAACTTAGATTACAATATCACAGATCAATTAAGTTTCAACGGAGGAATTCGTTACAGTCGTGATTTCTACAAAGGTTATGGCGTAAACACCACTTCAGGAAATTTAAATAATTCAGGTTTAACGACAGACGGAACGCACAGTTTCTTAACGACCACTGCAGATGATAACATGTCAGTTTTGGGAAATAAATTCACCTATTGGAATTATGATGTCAACAGAGTTTCTTTTACAACGGCTTTAAATTATAAAATTAATTCAGAAAACGCAGTCTATGCTCGTTTTTCTAATGGTTTCAGGTCTCCGAATGAAGAAGCGTATTACAATAATATGACGAATCTTTCAGCGATAAAACCAGTAACGACCAATCAGCTGGAAGTTGGATATAAATATTACTCAAGAACGTTTGATATTGCGGTGATTCCGTTCTATTCTACGTTGAAAAATCTATCGTTTACCGATGTTTTCTCTGATGGAACTTCAGAAAATAAATTTGCCAACACCACCAATTTTGGGGTGGAATTAGAAGGTTATGCGAGATTGTTTAATAATTTATTGGAAGTAACTTTCAACGGAACCATTCAAAATCCGAAATACAAAGATTTTGTAGGAAACAATGCAGACGGAACGACATTTAATTATGATGATAATACGGTAAGAAGAATGCCTAAGTTTTACTTTAATATTGCTCCGGCTGTGAATATCACAAAGCAATGGAGAGCGTATGCAAGTGTAAATTATTACGGAAAACGTTTCCAGGATGAGAAAAACGCGCAGACATTACCATCATTTTCAGAAGTGGGAGCAGGAACTTCTTATCAATTGGGAAAAATCAGATTTGCGGTTGATGGAACGAATATCTTCAACACCATCGGAATTACAGAAGGTGATCCAAGAGCAGGATCTCCATCTGGTGACGGAACAATTATGGCAAGACCAATTATGGGTGCAGCTGTAAGAGCTTCAATTACGTTAGACTTTTAA